The Lepeophtheirus salmonis chromosome 13, UVic_Lsal_1.4, whole genome shotgun sequence genome segment TATATCCATCATCCATAGAATATTCAACTTCTGCATGAGTCTCATCCCAAGACctgtaaattcttaattaaaattattcatctcattttttggtttcaacttgtacaatagtATTATagaagttgcaacttgtacactacATACTACGTTTTTAGAATGATAAGTTCGAACCGTGGCCATGCTCCGTTGctctctttctctttctaattctCTTTCCTGCTAATAACGTGATCCTCTTCCTTTCTCCCTTTGCGGGCTGTGAGTGAACATCTATCCCTCTACATTTTGAAGATGGGTCGTCGCCCAGCTCGTTGTTATCGTTACTGTAAGAACAAGCCTTACCCCAAGTCTCGGTTCTGTCGTGGTGTCCCCGACCCCAAGATCAGAATCTTCGATTTGGGCCGTAAGAAGGCCGGAGTAGATGAATTCCCACTCTGTGTCCATCTCGTGTCCGACGAATATGAGCAGCTGTCCGCTGAGGCCCTTGAGGCTGGACGGATCTGTTGTAATAAGGTGAGTGGGTAGAGACACGTATCAATGCCGTTACCTTGTTTATTTGATTGTAGTACATGGTGAAACACACGGCCAAGGATCAATTTCACATCCGGATCCGTGTTCATCCCTTCCATGTTCTTCGCATCAATAAAATGTTGTCGTGCGCTGGAGCTGATAGGCTCCAAACTGGAATGAGAGGTGCATTTGGCAAACCTCAAGGAACTGTGGCCCGTGTGAGGATTGGACAGCCCCTTATGAGCGTCCGCACTCACGACAAACACAAGGATTCTGTCATTGAGGCACTTCGTCGTACCAAGTTTAAGTTCCCTGGTCGCCAAAAGGTACTTTAATTGTCTTTCCACTcctaatacatttatatagagCATGATGTCGCATATATTCCAATTGTTCCTTCACGAGAACATGAATGAAACATTACTTGTCTGATTTTTACATTTGGACAGTTGCTTCATGCAGCCTCTTTATTTTCAGATCATGagatttattatcataattactGTTTCAGATTTATGTATCCAAGAACTGGGGATTTACCAAATGGGATCGTTCTGAATACGAAAGTATGCGAGCAAGTGGTCGTCTCCGACAAGACGGATCTAACGTCAAATACCTTCCTGAGCATGGACCTCTTGCTAGATGGTGTAAAGTCCAAGCTGAACTCGCTGGGCTATAATTGTATTTCTTGTCTCAATAAAACCATGCCTTTGTATTtctgagttattttttgaatgtatattatatttgtataggTATCGTGATTCTAAATTTGGTAGCTACCCCTCTCTCCCAAGTACTTTCCTTATGTTGAAATGTAGTCTATTCTTACTATTTGAGCCTATATCGATTATGACTAAAAGTAGAAGATGCAcaactcttcaaatatttttgtgttaaaaattgAAGCAACTAAGTGCTGAATTATGAAAACTTGCTTGAGTAAATTAGGCTTTTTCCATCTAGATTTTTGACCAATGCTTGCAAAATTTCGTTAGGAGGAATGTAGGGACTGCCTCATTTCTTCCCGAGAGGGTGTGGAGTTAAATTGATGGTAAAATCTCTCGGAACTACTAATAACTAGGTTTActtatggattttattttttctcttaacaTCTCATGCAGATAAATTTAATGCATCACATTAATCTAGTATCACCCCTCGCTTTGCATTAactgcaatattttttgaaaataccaaTTAACTTCTATTTTTGATGGGACATcggctacaaaaaaatatctaattccGGATGACTCAACATTAGTATTATAAAACAGTAAACAAATATTCTAATGCCTAATTTAACTATAAACTATGCAATCGATGTTTAtgaattttaatagaatttggtGCTGGTGTTTtctcttaaatatatttctattaaaaccTTTACTTCTTTCTAAGGACTAGAGTCTTCTAGCTGTGgtaattttatcttatttttataagatatttattgtagttatgggacgattccaaaataaatttccGATGCGATTGTAGTAAGAAATGCTGATGCTATTCCGAttcttagatattttaaataatatttaaaaaacatcattttgctataaatttctaagattAAATCGCAttctatttactaatataaataatatttatagggATGTGCTGCGAACTAAATCTTTCCGCATGAGTATTTtcgaatttctaaaaaaaagaaacactcgACAAATTTCTAGCTTTAATCGTTACTCACCCTAAAACTTTTGCACGCTAAATTACtcgtcagacaaaaaaaaaaatcatatttttaaagaactattgaaatttataatttaaaaattgttttcgtcatttattttccaagattaacttaaattttaatttaacttatttgaatcatgttcataagcgtaattcaacagtttatatagtctatacatcaatattttactataatctGGTTATAAACAATATGTTTTTAGTGATATTGATGctaattaatatgaattcatATGATAATATGTAGAAACAAAAGTTTGTAGACGGGtaagatttgtttttttacatattcatccTTACAGagagaaaattgatttaaaaaataaatatatttgttgaatacgaatacatatcaaaattttaaccagtaaattcacttaaaattataacaactatttaaacaaagaagttaatgtaaattatttagatGATCCACTAGTACTGAAAGTGATTTTGTTTAAGCTTCAATCTGAAGAGATATACCAAATGAATTAGtagattgaaaattaaattttaccattcaaatttatgtttaaaagcGGTACCTCCCTCaaatatctagaaaaaatcatttattaattatcattcatctATATTAATGCAAACAAGGTTGTCGTATGTCTACTGGTCTGAGGAGTACTTTTTAATGTGTGCTTAATTCCCAAGCAATATTGATTATTCCCCTTTGtcataaaaaagtcaaacaaagattactttttttttacgaacTGGGATTAAAAGTACACATTGCAGAAAAGTCAACAAGTTTCTACTTAGTGTTGGctgagagaaaaataaattctaaatttcacagAGTAAGGAAGTCAGTATtggaagatttacatgttataaacatgggctcgaaaaagaaaaatagagaatatCAAGTTTTGAGCAGTTCCGAGGTTTTGACGACGGGTTCCGAGCTTTTGTCAGATTTTGCAAAGGCGAGCTTTCCTACATCCCTTTACACAACGTATTCCCCTATAATAACAATATCTGTATCGACTGCATGTGTTTAGAACACATTTCTTAACGTTTAgtttgtattcaatttgtttcttctcagttttgaGCATTTATTAGGGTCGAAAACTgagaaaaaacatataaattattatattacaatatttataaacttataagACTCACGTAACAATTTCACATGGTcggtttttattatatattgacggatatatttaatatattttttaataacttagaaaagtgataaatattgaaataccagtaatgaataataatacataagaatcggaatcgcaaattaaacattattttcccgatacCGATTCCACAAAAAACACCtaattctccgattccgattaattgaCCAATCACTAACAGATAATACTTAGATACCCTGCTCGCGGCCgcactaaaaagtaaaattgaaattaaaccaTCGTCCATCTCTATTTgaataaagaaagaataaatagaAGAAGCTAAACAAGTTAACACAATAATCATAATTGAGGAATATGAGAACTCAATTGTCCATTTAGTATTACTTGTTTGTAATACCAGTAATTCtccaaataatagttattatttaaccCATGGGGGAGGtttgtaaaaatagataaaGCATTCTCATTATCTTGAGGATGTTGTGAATTTGTGAATTTGTCCCTGATGAAGCATCCGGCGGCGGACTCGAAGTTGATTCGTGGGCTAAGTCCGGAAGTGGTTGATCTCTCATTAACTTTTAATCCTTATGTAATGACAATGACGCATTACGACCTTTGTCTCTTTTCATGAATAATGACATAATCCTTTCTTACAGATTGTTTGGACTTCAATTTTCTATTTCGGAAACTGAGGACtgtctacaaaaatataatggaaagaGTCACTATGACGTATGCACAAAATTGTTCAATGTACGTATGAaatcctcttcttcctcttggtaattatgtataatattaatatgttgcTCCAACTAATTTACAAATGTCACTTTCATTAGGGAATTTCTCTGAAGTTAGACCTGAAGGATTCGTTAGGTTCAcccattactttataaaatattgttactaCAACAGTTGTCGTCTCATCAGTAGCTCGACAAAAATCAGTACTTGTACTTGGTAATTCAGGAGGCCCCACTTGTTAAAATTGTTCATCAGGAAATTCTGATTGAAATCCCTAGATAGTTAGATGTTCATCAATAAAGGAATGATTCACATGCATAGAGACC includes the following:
- the RpL10 gene encoding large ribosomal subunit protein uL16, whose product is MGRRPARCYRYCKNKPYPKSRFCRGVPDPKIRIFDLGRKKAGVDEFPLCVHLVSDEYEQLSAEALEAGRICCNKYMVKHTAKDQFHIRIRVHPFHVLRINKMLSCAGADRLQTGMRGAFGKPQGTVARVRIGQPLMSVRTHDKHKDSVIEALRRTKFKFPGRQKIYVSKNWGFTKWDRSEYESMRASGRLRQDGSNVKYLPEHGPLARWCKVQAELAGL